The Bacillaceae bacterium IKA-2 DNA window GGGCTTCTTTCAAGTGTTTGGCTACGTTATTGCTGTTACACTATTATTTTTGCTGCTTTTATCAATGCATGTTTACACAACACCATATTTTTGGCCATTTATTCCGTTTTCAGCACGAGGTTTTCGAGATGTCTTGTTCCGATCACCAATTCCATTGAAGCGACAGCGCCCGAAAGCAATTCACCCATTAGATGAGGATAGGTAAGGATATAGTTGGAAAGATGGGAGGGAATGATGGAAAGTTGGAAAGAAAAAGCTAAAACAACTGCCTTTAAAGGGCTAGCCCTACCTTTCCAACAATTATAATGCCCTTTATCGCCCTAATTAACTACTAAGCGACCGTCCGTCTACTTTTACTAAATCGCCCCTTTTATATCTCGTTGGAAAATCTCATCCTCAATAAAAATCTTATAGTCATCACTATTTGTGAGGGCTTTATCGCTTGCAAGGACTAGACCCAGTGGAGTATCATGACCATCATTAACTACTGTAAAAGGGACATTGTATTTAGTCGCAGCTTTTAGATAATTTGAGTAGTGTTGATAGGATAATTCACCGTTAATGAATAGGTGGATGTCCTTTTTTGATTGAAGTAATTGTAATGCTTCATTATATATTCCTTTGTGGAAGACTTGCTTGTTTGTTAAAGCGAGGTAAACACGCTCCCTTATCGTCGATAAGAACAAAACCCTCTCCTGGGGTAATGTTTCAGTAGCACCGTGAATTCCTTGCATTAATAGTTCATGAATTTTTTTGCTTGGCATTATTTCGCCCTCTTTCTACTTTTTGGACTTCCCCAAAGTAATTTCTTTTTCTTGTCCTTAATATAAACTTACCAACATAAACTAATACACAAACAATTATTGGGGTGAGGTTAACATGGCGATCATAATATCATCTATTGTAACAGTTTTTTTGGTAGGGGTGTCAACAGGTGGTTTATTTGTTTCAAGACGGATTGATCCACATCAATCACTATTTCTCGTCGCTGCATTCGCATTTTTTGTTTTTTGTAGTCTAGGCATGTTTATCGGTAGATATTCAGCAGTTTTTCTTAGTCCAACGCTACTGAGTGTGGTATTCGGTCTCTACTGTCTTGGTCTAATTGGATTTCTAATTTGGAAGTATGACCCATCCTTTGGGTATGTTAAGCATGAACCTGCATCATTAGCTGTATTTTTAGTTCTATTCTTATTGTTAGGGATGCAGCTTGCAATAGTAGAAATAATATCTATGTGGTTATCCATTGTTTTTTCATTAATTTTTATCGGGGGGTTCTTCCTCGGGTTTATATTTATTTACAGAGTTACTCACCAGCGTCGCAGTCCACAAATTTTTGCACTAATTCCTTTGATACCTATTCTTTTCATCGCTATTTTTAAACTGATATAATAGAGAAAGATTAAAAAGTCCGATAATCATAGGAAGCCAAGGTGAGAAAGTGATCAATTCAATGTATGACTTACGGCAATTCTTACAAAAATATGGTGCATTTATTTACACTGGAGATCGCCCCGGCGATCTTGAATTGTTTGAGATGGAATTAAGACAACTCTATGACTGGAAGATGATTGACGTTCAAACTTTTCAGCAAGGGCTGATCATTTTAAGAAAAGAATTAAGTGAGTATGAAAAAATGAAAAAAAATTAATTGGTTTTATACTTGTATCGTCTGATAGCCTTTAGTTGCCGATCTAAAAAATAGTGTTAAAATTTAGATAGTATTTAGAGAGGAGCATGAGATATGAAAGATTTTCATTTATATGCGATTACAGGTGAAGAATTCCATCAAGGTAGAAGTTTAGTTGAGGTAATGGAGGCTGCAATTATTGGCGGTGTTGATATCATTCAACTTCGAGATAAAAAAAATAGTAAGCAGGTTGTTCTAGAAAAAGCAAAATTATTGAAGGCATTAGCCGAAAAATATCAAATCCCGTTAATTATTAATGATCACATAGATATTGCTTTAGCTGTTGATGCAGATGGTATTCATCTTGGACAAGATGATTTACCATTACTAGAAGCAAGAAAAATATTCGGTAAAGATAAAATTATTGGTATTTCAACACATAAAATTGAAGAAGCGAGAGAAGCCCAAGAGAGTGGTGCAGACTATATCGGTGCGGGCCCCATTTTTGCGACACAAAGTAAAGAAGATGTTGTTGATCCTGTGTCGATAAACTATATTAAAGAGCTAGTAGCTGAAATCCAAATTCCCTTTGTAGCAATTGGCGGCATTAAACTTCATAATGTTGATCAAGTATTACAAGCTGGAGCTACTAGAATTTGCGTGATTAGTGAAATTGTTGGGAGTAACGATGTAACAACAACAGCTCAACAATTTATTGAAAAAATTGCAGAAAGGGTGTCTCACGATTGAAAGTATTTATAAATGGCGAAGAAAAAGAGCTTAATCAGGAAACGATAGCTGATGTAGTGGCCGATTATCAATTAACTGAAAACTTAGTTGTTACTGAAGTTGATGGTGTAATTATTAATCAAGAAGATCGAGCAAGCACAAAATTAACGGCTGGCATGAAAATAGAAATTGTCCAATTTGTTGGCGGAGGATGACAAGAAAAGCGGAAGCGCCTTGGTCACCTGCGACAAATAGCAGAGAGGTAGGATGTTTATGGAAATAGGAAAAGCGTTAACGATTGCGGGTTCCGACTGTGGTGGTGGTGCGGGTATCCAAGCAGATTTAAAAACATTTCAAGAGCGCGATGTTTTTGGAATGAGTGTAATTACAGTTTTAACGGCACAAAATACGTTAGGTGTTCATGGTGTTTTTCCTCAATCAGTTGAGGCAATCGAAGCTCAGTTAGATGCTATTTATGATGATATGGGGACAGATGCTGTAAAAACGGGGATGCTTTTTTCTGAAGAAATTATTAATCTAGTTGCAAAAAAATTAGTGCAGTATAATGTAAAAAATATCGTCGTTGATCCAGTTATGATCGCCAAAGGTGGTGCACCACTTTTACAAAAACAAGCAATGAATGCCTTGAAAACTGAATTAATGCCGTTAGCAACAGTAATTACTCCAAATATTCCTGAAGCTTGTGAAATTCTTAGTCTTTCCTCGATTAAAACGGTTCCTGAAATGGAAGAAGCAGCACGGGCTATCCAAAAGCTTGGTCCAAAATTTGTGGTCTTAAAAGGAGGACATTTAGACGGTACTGATTATGCTGTTGATGTTCTTTTTGATGGCGAAGAATTTTATCATTTTGAATCAGAGAGAATAAATACTATTCATACACATGGGACAGGCTGTACGTTTGCAGCCGTTATTACTGCTGAACTAGCAAAAGGAAAGCAGATAAAAGAAGCGGTATCTGTAGCAAAAGAGTTTATCCAAGCGGCAATTAAATATTCGTTGCCTATTGGGAAAGGTATTGGCCCAACAAGACATAGCGCTTATCGAAATAACATGCAGAAATTAGTGTAAGACTAGTAGTTTTAAGGATGAGTAGTAAAGAGCAGCTGCTTTTTATGTCATCCTTTTTAAGTTAATTTTCATTTGATTGCGATTGTCAGTAAATGAATGGGTACTAAAATAAGATTAAGCTAAGATAGAACGGTGGTAATGAGATGAACAAGAATGAAGTGTTACAAGCAATAGCTGTGAGCACTAATCGAGTTTCTGACATTTCTTTTAATATCTCTTTAGGAGAAATCACTACAATTATTGGACCTTCAGGTGGAGGTAAAAGCTCGCTGTTAATGCTTTTGAATAGACTAACTGATCCACTTGCGGGGAAAATACTCTACCGAGATAAAGAAATATGTTCGTACCCAATTACCGAAATAAGACGAAAAATTGGTATGGTCTTTCAATCTTCTTCGCTTTTTGAGGGAACTGTTGAAGATAATTTGAAATATGGTCCAGCTCTAGTGGGGAAATGGCAAAAAAAAATCGGGATTGAGCTTCTAGAGCAAGTTCAACTTCCTAAAGACTACATAAAACGAGATGTCGAGCAGCTCTCTGGTGGTGAAAAGCAACGTGTTGCGTTAGCGAGAACATTAGCTAATGATCCAGAGGTATATTTGCTTGATGAAGTGACGAGTGCTCTTGATTTGCAAAGTGTCGAATTAATTGAACAATTAATAGTTGATCTTGCGAAACAAAAAAACAGAGGCATTGTCATGGTGACCCATAACCTTAAACAAGCGGAACGTATTAGTGACCGAACAATATTTATGAATAATGGTACAATTGAGGAACAAGGCAATACCGTGGATTTATTAACAGTACCAAGCACCGAGCTTTTACAACAGTTTTTAAAGGAGTAAATTTATGGCACCGACTGTTTCCAATACTTCAATGTTATTTTTAATTGTTTTTGTGTTAATCCCAGTGTCTTTATCTTATATGTATGCACTTGGCTTAGGTAAATCAATTACTTGGGCTTCGCTCCGAGGTGTTATACAACTTTTTTTAATTGGCTACCTGTTAACTTATTTATTTGCACTGCCAACAAATATTGGGGTTACTTTTATGTTAATTGTGATGATTACAATTGCTACTTTTCATGCAAGTAAAAAAGGAGTCGGGATTCCAAAAGTAAAAACAATGATTTTTTTGATCATTTTAGGTGTCGAAGGTTTAATCTTAACAATGTGGCTAGGTTTTGAGATGATTTCCTTTACGTCAGAACAAATCATTCCAATGAGTGGGATGGTTATCGGAAACAGTATGGTCGCCATCGGTCTCGCATTAGAAAGAATGAAAAATGAATTTCGTGAAGGTAAAGGAAAAATTAATGCAGCGCTTGCTCTTGGCGCAAAACCACAGCAAGCTACAAAAATAATTGTTCGTAAAATTGTCCGCGCTGCAATGATTCCTAATGTAGATGGGTTAAAAACTGTTGGCTTAGTACAGTTACCTGGGATGATGACTGGTCTTATTTTAGGAGGAGTTGCTCCTATTGACGCAATTCGCTATCAAATCGTTATTTCATTGAGCATTTTTACATGTGTTTCGATAAGTGCAATGCTAGTTACGGTTACATTATATCGTTATTTTTTTAATAAAAATATGCAATTAATTGAAATGAAAGAGGAGAAGTAACCCTTGGAGGGAATTATTAATAATTTTGTATATCCCCCCAGATAAACATTAGTTAGTTACTAGACTTTTAAGGAGTGTGGCGCTAAATATGATTAAAGGATTATCATTTCAAAATGGAATTTTTTTCATTGGAAAACGTCACATTTCATGTGCCTACAATCATCAAGGACAGATAAGAGATTGGGTAAAGCCATTGAATGGCAAATCACTGCTTTACGTTTTTATGCTAGTGATGATCTCCATGCCATTAGCGTATAAGTTTGTAACAGTTATTTTTTTAGCGCTTATTTTTATTCCGAAACTTATTTTGTTTATGGGAGCAGAAATGGGCTGGCAAGGACTCCCACTATACTTTTTATTTTATTATACGTTAGGGGCGCATTTTATTTTCCCGAAAAATTTACGAAAATATCATGGTGCCGAACATAAAGTATTTAGCTTCAAAGGGGTTAAAATGATTGCTAATTTAGCAAAAATTAAACAGGCACAGATTACGAATCGCTATTGCTCAACCAATCTTGTAGTTGTATATTTTAGTAGTGTTGTTTTTTGGACAGTGTTTTTGTTGTTATTTTTCTCATTTACAGAAGCAGTGGAGTGGGCATCTTATGGATCATTGATCATAGCCCCGCTCGTTAATTCTCAACTAAACAGTGTCGGTATGGGGATAGTAAAAAATTATGTATTAAAAGTATCTTATTATTTACAAGAAAAAGTAACGACAACTGACCCAGATGATTTTCATCTGAAAACGGCAGTCAGATCGTATCGTCGACTTGCGATAAAAGAATTTCCAAATCAATTACGGGTAAGACCAAAACTAAAGGAGGAGCTAAGGAAAATGGCGATTGTCGATATTACAATTATCCCTGTTGGGACGAATGAGTCAAGCGTTAGTGAGTATGTCGCGGATATTCATAGAGTTTTGGAAACATATCAGGATAAAGTAAATTATCAACTTACTCCGATGAGTACGATTATTGAAGGTGAACTACCAATTTTGTTTGAAATTATCCAAGCTTTACATGAAGTTCCATTTTCAAAAGGTGTTCAAAGAGTTGCAACAAACATCCGGATTGACGACCGTCGTGATAAGAAACTAACGATGGTAGGAAAGTTGAGTAGTGTAGAAGATAAATTGAACCAAGAAGATTTAAAGTGAGAATTTCTTCAGAAAACAAGCGTAAAAAACTGAGCTTGAGGTGTTCTCAAGTTCAGTTTTTTAACAAGATATGAAAGTATATACGTTTTTACTCAGTAAGTTGTCTAGCATCAGTGCTTGCACTTTTAGTAGTGGGCAAGGCGCTTATGCTTTTCTTAGGATCCACTACCTGTAAGGATTGAGAAGATAGTCATCACTGAGAACCAACCAAATACAGCAAAAGATACGAATGCAAAACCTGCTCCGAAAATATTTTTGCGTCCAAGTTCACGGAGAATACCAAAACCACTTAAAATTGTTACTAATAATGTGATAATACCTAAAACCATCCGGATAACCTCCTAAAAATAATTTATGTAGTGCTTAGTAAGCTAATATGTTCATTTAATCCTCTCGGCATTCTTATTTTATATGTTTTCAAAACATTTGTCGAGATTAACTTTACAATAGTTTTAAAGTGCTTATAGTGTTTATGGATAAAATGTTGCCACAATTCGATAAGCATCAGCAACACCTTGGATTAATCCAATATGATACCGTTCCACATAATAAAGCGTTTTCGTTTCGTTTCGCTCAATAGCAATTAAGTGTTCATCCATTTGTTCGAAGGCTGATTTTATGTCTTTTTCATTACGTCCAGAAAGTGAAAAAGGAATGACTAATTCTTCATATAAATATGATTTTTCTTTTTTTGTGGTGAAGCCAAAATCACTAAAGACGTTTTTATATTCGGGGTTTTCTAAATGATATAACGTAAATTCTGTTTCAAATACGCCTTCATTTTCAAAAAAATCTTTTAATTCTGATTTCAAAGAAATTGGCGCGATAACGCCATAGTTAAAATAGTCTAACTGGCGTTCGCTAATAAAAGAGTTGATCTTGAGATTTTCTGCTAGAATAAAAGACATTTCTTTGGTTAGTTCTAAGGCAATATTTTTTTTCATAGATCCTCCATTTTCATTAATTTCAACTTTTCCTCTGGTAATGTGGCAAAACCAAACCGTTGGAAGTTTCGTTAATTTAAGTGTAGAATAAAAGACGACAAATATGCAAAGGAGACGATTTATATGGAGTGGAAACAAATCCCTTTAGGGCCTTTAAAGACGAATGCTTATGTTTTGTATAATGAAAATAAAGAAGCTGTTATTTTTGATCCAGGTGGAGAAGGAGTAAAATTAAATCAATGGCTAAAGTCTGAAGGTTTAACTCCAAAAGCAATATTACTAACTCATGCTCATTTTGACCACATAGGTGCGGTGGATGAAGTACGTGATAGGTGGGAAATTCCCGTTTATATACATAAAAAAGAAAAAGCTTGGCTAATGGATCCTAAAAAAAATGGCTCAACTTTATTTATGGGAATTAATTCAGTGAAGATAAAAGATGCTGACTATTTAATAAAAGAAGCAGGGAACCTAGAAATCGGTCCGTTTAGCTTTGAAGTATTTGAGACTCCGGGTCATTCACCTGGTAGTGTATCGTTTTACTTCAGTAAGCTTGAGATTGTTTTCTCGGGTGATGCTTTGTTTGCTGGTGGAATTGGTAGAACCGATTTGCCTGGTGGAAGCTATGAAGTACTAATAGACAGCATTAATAGTAAATTAATGGAATTGCCAGAGAAGACGGTTGTCGCATCCGGTCATGGGCCATTAACCACGATTAGAATCGAAAAGGATTCTAATCCATTTTTGACTGGCGCACTTTAATAACAGAAAAAATTAGATTAGATAATAAATTAGGAATATAGTGGAACACTGATTAAACGAGGAGGTTTTAGTTTGGTTAGTGTAGCTACTTTTTTTCAATTTAATTATCTACTTCAAAGTTCAAGCTTTATTGGTTTAACAATAAACGGGTGGATATTAATTTTTATTATGCTTAGTTTATCTATAACAGCTGTTTCTATGTACTTAGGAGCCAAAAAAGGTGGACAGTTTGACGATATTGAAGGAATAAAATATCAAATGTTATTTGAAGAAGATGAAGAGGATTTTTATGATCAATAAGGAACGTGCAAGAGCGTTTAACTTTCTAGTACGTAAAAAAAGAATGGCCCGCGCGAACGGAACCATCCTCAAATTGGGGAGTTAATCTTAGTTATGATAAATGAACTTTCAAGGGAGGGGGAACTCCCGAAGAACATTGCTAACTTACAAATATATTATATAATCATATTTACAACGTGTCAATAGTGTTTATTATTTTGTCGAAATTAAGCTCCTGCTTTTCATTGCCTAGCTCCAAGACACATCAATGAGTTGATTTCTAGTCGTTTTGAGATGAAGAGTGGGAGCCGCGATAGCAATATTTTTAGAAAGGAGAGATTGTTTTTTGAAGGATTATATTGTTGATCAAATTAGAAATTCAAAAGATCAGATGATTACATACGCGGATTATATTAGTATGGCCCTTTACACTCCAGAAGAGGGTTATTATATGAAAAACAAAACAAAGTTGGGTCCAGAAGGAGATTTTTATACGAGTAGTGGTGTTCATGCTGTTTTCGGGAAAGCATTTGCGCACTTTTTTTTAGATATTATTGAAAAAGAGAAGTTGCCGTCCTATATTTGTGAGTTTGGTGGTGGTGATGGACGCTTTGCTAGAGCAGTTATTGATGAATGGGAGCTTATTGCACCGGATAAAAAGTTATTATATACAATAATAGAAATGAGTCCTTATCATCGTGATGAACAAAAAAAGCTTCTAGCTGAAAAAGTAGGCTTTTGCCACCTTGAAAGTTTACAAGCTTACGAGAAAGAGTTCGGTACTAACTTTGAAGGTATTATTTTTTCAAATGAATTACTTGATGCATTCCCTGTTCATGTTATTGAAAAGCAGCGCACTGATATTTATGAGGTATTTGTATCGGAAGTGGATGG harbors:
- a CDS encoding YueI family protein — its product is MPSKKIHELLMQGIHGATETLPQERVLFLSTIRERVYLALTNKQVFHKGIYNEALQLLQSKKDIHLFINGELSYQHYSNYLKAATKYNVPFTVVNDGHDTPLGLVLASDKALTNSDDYKIFIEDEIFQRDIKGAI
- a CDS encoding DUF910 family protein, which encodes MINSMYDLRQFLQKYGAFIYTGDRPGDLELFEMELRQLYDWKMIDVQTFQQGLIILRKELSEYEKMKKN
- the thiE gene encoding thiamine phosphate synthase, with product MKDFHLYAITGEEFHQGRSLVEVMEAAIIGGVDIIQLRDKKNSKQVVLEKAKLLKALAEKYQIPLIINDHIDIALAVDADGIHLGQDDLPLLEARKIFGKDKIIGISTHKIEEAREAQESGADYIGAGPIFATQSKEDVVDPVSINYIKELVAEIQIPFVAIGGIKLHNVDQVLQAGATRICVISEIVGSNDVTTTAQQFIEKIAERVSHD
- the thiS gene encoding sulfur carrier protein ThiS; this encodes MKVFINGEEKELNQETIADVVADYQLTENLVVTEVDGVIINQEDRASTKLTAGMKIEIVQFVGGG
- the thiD gene encoding bifunctional hydroxymethylpyrimidine kinase/phosphomethylpyrimidine kinase — translated: MEIGKALTIAGSDCGGGAGIQADLKTFQERDVFGMSVITVLTAQNTLGVHGVFPQSVEAIEAQLDAIYDDMGTDAVKTGMLFSEEIINLVAKKLVQYNVKNIVVDPVMIAKGGAPLLQKQAMNALKTELMPLATVITPNIPEACEILSLSSIKTVPEMEEAARAIQKLGPKFVVLKGGHLDGTDYAVDVLFDGEEFYHFESERINTIHTHGTGCTFAAVITAELAKGKQIKEAVSVAKEFIQAAIKYSLPIGKGIGPTRHSAYRNNMQKLV
- a CDS encoding phosphate ABC transporter ATP-binding protein, translated to MNKNEVLQAIAVSTNRVSDISFNISLGEITTIIGPSGGGKSSLLMLLNRLTDPLAGKILYRDKEICSYPITEIRRKIGMVFQSSSLFEGTVEDNLKYGPALVGKWQKKIGIELLEQVQLPKDYIKRDVEQLSGGEKQRVALARTLANDPEVYLLDEVTSALDLQSVELIEQLIVDLAKQKNRGIVMVTHNLKQAERISDRTIFMNNGTIEEQGNTVDLLTVPSTELLQQFLKE
- the fetB gene encoding iron export ABC transporter permease subunit FetB encodes the protein MAPTVSNTSMLFLIVFVLIPVSLSYMYALGLGKSITWASLRGVIQLFLIGYLLTYLFALPTNIGVTFMLIVMITIATFHASKKGVGIPKVKTMIFLIILGVEGLILTMWLGFEMISFTSEQIIPMSGMVIGNSMVAIGLALERMKNEFREGKGKINAALALGAKPQQATKIIVRKIVRAAMIPNVDGLKTVGLVQLPGMMTGLILGGVAPIDAIRYQIVISLSIFTCVSISAMLVTVTLYRYFFNKNMQLIEMKEEK
- a CDS encoding MTH1187 family thiamine-binding protein, whose product is MAIVDITIIPVGTNESSVSEYVADIHRVLETYQDKVNYQLTPMSTIIEGELPILFEIIQALHEVPFSKGVQRVATNIRIDDRRDKKLTMVGKLSSVEDKLNQEDLK
- a CDS encoding DUF2759 domain-containing protein, producing the protein MVLGIITLLVTILSGFGILRELGRKNIFGAGFAFVSFAVFGWFSVMTIFSILTGSGS
- a CDS encoding MBL fold metallo-hydrolase, with product MEWKQIPLGPLKTNAYVLYNENKEAVIFDPGGEGVKLNQWLKSEGLTPKAILLTHAHFDHIGAVDEVRDRWEIPVYIHKKEKAWLMDPKKNGSTLFMGINSVKIKDADYLIKEAGNLEIGPFSFEVFETPGHSPGSVSFYFSKLEIVFSGDALFAGGIGRTDLPGGSYEVLIDSINSKLMELPEKTVVASGHGPLTTIRIEKDSNPFLTGAL
- a CDS encoding cbb3-type cytochrome oxidase assembly protein yields the protein MVSVATFFQFNYLLQSSSFIGLTINGWILIFIMLSLSITAVSMYLGAKKGGQFDDIEGIKYQMLFEEDEEDFYDQ